The genome window GGAACTGTTTGACCGGTGCCGGTGGCTGCAGGTTCTTGTTGCTGACCGGTGTCACCGGCTGGGCAAAGTAGCAGGTGATAACCGTCTTCTTGTTAAACTCGTACTGGTGCAGCTTGATTCGCGCATTTGCCGCCGCAATGGCATTGTCATAGTTAACCCGCAGGCGACGGAAGCTGCGCAGCCACTGGAACGTGGCCGATTCGCTGAATGTGCGGAATAACTCCTCCATGGCGTGCTTCAGCTCTGGATTGGCAAACACCTCGGAGTGGATGTTGGTCACGATGATCGAGGTGGGTAGGTCGTCGAACGAGTCTGCATCCACCTCCGGCTCTGTGTCGCTATCCACGTCTCCCTCCTTTGGGAGCGACGGATGCTGATTGGGTAGACCGTCGGCGGCGTTGATGAAGATGTCCTGGTCCGGCGACAGCTTGTCTATGCTGCCGCCTCCACTGCTGTTCTGCGTCGACTTCAGTTTGTTCTTGCTTCTGCCGTTggcgctgttgttgttgttatgaTTGCCACGTGGAGATGTCGGAGTGGCTGCATTGGCCGCGTCAGCTTCGCCAGTGGCGTCAGGAGTGGCCGGATCAGGTGCATCGGCGGACGCATTGTTGTTGGACTTGGCCGCGTCGGACATGGCTGGctgaaaaggaaaataaagtGATTTTTAATAATGTCGAATATCAGTCAAGAAATATACTTCTGTTAACAcatacatttattatttacaaaGCATAAACCCTTTTTATGTTGTTAAGCAACTAATTATTTGGGGTCAACTAAATGAATTCCTCATAAAACTCGTTTAATACAATAAGCTTGTTTTTAATGGCAAATGTATGTGGGAAGTTGCCGCTGTTCAGGGGAGTTATTTTTGTGATAGCCATTACTGCTATATTTATGTTATACGACCTTTAATTATAGCCCAACGAGCACGGACTTTACAGTAATTGGATTCAACAAGTCAGTGACATTCTCCATAAATAGAACTGTCAGCTAGTTAACCTTCACCtccaaaacatttttaaaaaattggtAAACAGCACTCGCAAATTAATTCCGCACAAGCGCCGAGGGGGTTGGATAAACACCTCCACACAACGACAGGCTAGTATTTTTGTTTGCGTAATATATTTGTAACAAATTTCGAGCGCCACGCTATGGCAAAAGAATTGCTACCGCTTTCCACGGAACTGGCAGCCCTTCAAAGCAAACCAATTACGGTACCAAAAACTACAGACGTGTCTAAGTTTGGGAAGGAGCGGGGGGTACCACAAGGAAGTGGGTCTCCGGCAGGCGAGGACCTTAAGTATCGACACGTGAAGCTAATCAATAGGTCTACCAAAAGGGGTTGGAGTTCCACGGGGGATCTCCGCTGGTGACGCACTGTTGATTCACAACTGCTCTTGATTTTATTGTTATGCCTGCTCTTGCCACAAACTTATGGCGAAGGGAAAGCGGCAGACGGGTGATTAATAGTAGCGAaatttttatgaatgaatgaatTAGTGAGGAACTGGCGTCAGAATAAAAACGGTGACGTGTgtctgcttctgcttctgcttcgcACCTGTGACCGCCATGAAACCCATTCCCTGCGAATCCAAGGGAGCCCCCCTTGGTGGGTTTCATTATAATAACTGCCAGTCGTAGTTCTGGATGGGTGCTCATTTGTATGCTATAAAAATAGCATTCTTCTTAGTGTTTTATTGTGGCCCATGAATCAGCAATATGCAGTGAGTTAATTATACGCTGTTTACCCGGACAGGGAGTTATTTCGAACAAATGCAAATGGGTTTTTGTGCTGGCTTGGGCTAACAAAATTGGCTTAGTTTTTGGGTGCGAAATGTGCAAAGTTTTTATGAGTTTCCATGCAAGGATTCGGCCCAGCAGctgaaatttgtttgctttgtatttcttaattaataatcttggcataaattaaatttccaagaacttttaatgaattttaattgggGTTGGGATTTTATTCTACTCATAACTCAATTGATTTTATGCGGGTATCTATAttataagtttatttttatttcttagaATTTACGTTGTAAAAAATGCCTGTTAATAACAATGCGATTATACATATTTGTAAAGAAAGGAGAATAGGGTCAAAGAAAGATAACTAAAAAGGGTTAAGGGTTATCCTTGGCTATCAAATAATGtaacaaatttcaattactTCTTTATCTATCTATGAAATATGTTTGCTCTGGAACCGTTCTTCTTGTTAGGTGAATTGCTTTTTAAAGCGATTAAATTGTAATACCATCTTTGTGCCAAGCTCATACTTATGATCtcctgaaaataaataatcacTTGAAGGAATGACAAGGCCAAGGACTGGGGTTTTAAAGCTTGCCAGACGCGACGCAAGAACCTCTTTGGCTACTGAATTCCCATACCTGATGCTTTGTTAGTGCTTTCACTTTCCTTTTATGgccattttcttttttgttgacTTTCACCTCAACGCAGGCGAGcagagcaacaacagcaagcgGCGTAGCtaccaataaaaacaaaggcCAAAAAAGAATCCAACGACGAGTTGATCTATTTCCGTATGATTGATTTCCTTGAAAGGACACACCCACGCAATTGCGACTTTTGCTTCCAGCGGCAGTGGGAGATGCGACTGTTGTTCATGACGTGTGTACTTTGTTTGCCGTGCAGCTTGATCCCTATCTCAGAGGCAGCATGGGAATGAGGACGCCCGTAAGTGCAAGTCAGCATAAACGAGCTGCTGGCATGCAAATCGCACGGGCCGCGTGTGACGTCACCGTTCCTGCACGCAATCCATAAAAAAAAGCGAAGAAAGCGGGCCGATAGCGCACTTTAAACTAGACAAAAGTAGCTCTCAGCCCCGCCCACTTTCGGAAAGGGGAGGCGGTGCCGTGGTTTCGACATGATGATGAATTGCCTGCCGGTCGTTAGCCAACGACCTTCACTCATTCATAATTGCTGTCATCATTATATCAAGTGGTTGCTGCCCCCCACCAACCTGCGACTCCTGCTCTGTAACCAACCATCCATATCCATGTAATCATTTGCCAATCCATCCATCCTTCTGCTCATCCCGCCATGTCAGGCTTTGCAGATTTTTAGCCATAAGTAGCCCGCATGTAAGCCACCTCAAAGACACGCAAAAGCTCTCTAAATCATTTGAGACGGCTTCAGTGGGGCACTCCAAAAAAATCAGCAACAAAGGgatataaacaaatttgtgTAACATTTTAAGCTGAACACTAATAAAATGACAGCGTCGCCTTTTATTGCTTTAATAATATTGATCAGAAGCTTAGGACATCCTTGAAACTCttttaaatgtttaagttGCTATTTAATTGAAGCTCACGTCCCCCACTTAAAATTGATCGGATGTGTGCGAGGAAATACGAGTGTGAGTGAATTGTGGCCTTATTTACATTATCGTCCCGATTTCGTGACAAAAGGCAAATCCCACGAGTGCGTTTTCCACTCTCCATTACAGCTGCTGCTTttgcatttgctgctgctgctgccgctgctgcagttgcaatttCAGTTTACCCTATttgaatgcaaatgcaaataacGCTGGGGGAAgattaatttgattttctgCTGAAATTTTAAACTTTCTCCTGGCAGATACCACGCGTCTGAGCCAGATATTTGCGATTGATGTAAACCGCttggaatttaattaaattgttccTGGCCTTTTATAGAGAGCTTAAAGCGGCGCTCTGTTATTACAGCTCCTTGCGGTTGCCGGTGGAGGTTTTGCTGCTCATATTTGTGCCTGCAAGTGTCGGCTTCGTTTGCCACATGTCACATGTTGCTGCAACCGGAATCCTTTCAAGGCAACGGCAAAAGCAAAAGGTCAGGCGGTCAGGTACTGGTCGTTGGGCGGGCGAAGCCAGCATTACATCAGTAGTTCTGTGGCAGGGCAACACGCGAATCGTGTACGAAACTTAAGATATTTTGCTGAAAGCTTCGTCAACTAAATTAATTGAATCCTAATTAGTTTGGAACTTCCCTTTGTTCACTGTTCAATCTGGCCTGGattgcttctgctgctgctgctggcttaGTAATTTCCCACACACGATGCTGATtgttggaaatttaaatactcGTATCTGTGGGCTGCACCTGAAAGTATGCTATTCTTCCCACACACACGGAGATTCTCTGTAATTTAGCTCCACCAAACCAAACCAGCTTTGCTTTCACGGCTGCTGTGGCTGGATAATTACTACCAAAGGTGAAACGTTCACCGAAAACTCACCCAGCATCATGGGCGGCTTTGCGTGGGAGTGGCACAACCTTGCtgagtgggtgggtgtggGCGGAACGGAACGAATACAGCTGATTGGCAGGACATCGATTGGCCGCATGAGCCATGTGTGTAAAACGCAAAATGCTTAAAAGCTTAGCTTTGGACTGCAGATCAGCGGGATTTGTGTTTGCTATGTATACACACTGCGGGATAATATTAATTCTAACACTAGAAAAATCACAATTTAACAGTAAAATATATCAGGTTAATTGCCACCATAACTATGCAGACCAatcaatatacatatttacagGAAATCGAATTACCAGGAAATTTCAATTACAGTAAACTGACAATTTTCAATGCAGATTATAATTAACCCGAATTATGCAATATTTTAGGAATCTActtatttttttgattttagtACGTAACGAATATTCTTACTAATTCTACGTGGAACTGTGTGGGTTTGCTTTGTGGAAACATTAAACGTAATCCCTTTATCCATTGGCCAGTTGTTCACCACCCGTCAACTGGTCACAAGAGGGCGTCCATGATAACAACTATATAGCTCTGTTAATGCCGAGACCTTTGTTGGCTGCGCACAGCATCCGAGGGGAAATCACAGAATTTGCTGAATTTACCTTTGGCATTGCATGACAATATCAGGTTTTCGTAATTACCCGACACTTCCAGGCATGAACTgttaattaaatcatttacaCACCGATGAATCGCACCGCAATTGGTTTGTAAACACATTTGTACCAAGTGAATGTATGAAAAATGGTTTCTATTTTTTGGGGTTAGAAAATTCCTGGCATTTCGATTGACCTTCGACGAAATTGTAAATTCTAATGTGggccccacacacacacataacaGCTCATCCACCCCCGCCCACTACTTTTACAAATTGGATTGTTATCACTCAAAGTCCTTGGGCGATTCCGAGGAGTTCTCACTCGCCTCAGACTCAAACTGATTCGACCAGCCCCTTTGTTGTCGCCTGTCACTCGCAACTGTGCGGCTCCAAGTGCaaatgtatctgtgtatctgtgGCTTTCTGTGTGCGCCCGTCTTGTCAGCGCTTTGACATGAAAATAGTTTGGGCCAACTTGGCTATGCAAAAGCGATTTCTATTAGGAGCCGCCATCGCCGACATGTGCTGCCGAAATTCGGTGATTTGGGTAGGATGAAGAGATTACCAAAAGTTTACAGTGGTTCTTGCTTCCAAGCATATGAATCAATATCGCACGCGAAGGAATTAAAATGCTGTTCAGCAAGTATACCAATAAATCGCTTTTAAGCAAGTGTTATCAGCAGTTCAAGGTTGAGTTCAACCGGTTGAAACCCGCTGGTTATCGTAAATCATGGCCACGGTAGTCCCCTCGATTCGCTTCTTATCGCGACGACAGTCCCCACTGACGCACCAAATGGACGTATTTGGACTCCATAGATAACATTTGGCTATTGTTACTATGGTTAATTGAGACATTTACAGCTCAAGTATACCTCAAGTCCACCAGAACATACGTATGCGCGCATATACAGTCGAATGGAATCGACGTCGCTGCCAATCAGGCCGATGTGTTAAGTGAGTTAGGGGCACTTTTGCTTTTGGGACGTGACGTCAGTGCAAACTGCAGCTAGATCCAGTCAAGCCAATTGACGAAAGAGCCGACGGCAGCGGTCTGTACGTACTCAATTCATCAATTGGCAAAACCCTGGCAAAAAGGCAACAAATCGACGAAGCAGCAGGCAGGCAAAGAAGcttgaaaacaaaacaaaagcgaacGCAAACAGAAATAGCATAAAATGGACAACAGACGCGACAACACAGGCCCCAATCGTAGGGGCAAAAATTATGAGttgcttttattttaaaatcgtttcatttattttgcgtCAGCAGCGCCTCTCAATGAGGAAACGCTGCGTATACATAATTTTCTGGCCACATATACACGCACTCCCATATCTTTCTCCCATCGATTCAGTGGTCGTTCGCAATCAAAGGCACAGACGAGTGATCTTTCCTTGGCCTTTTGCAGTCTCTTAAAATCGGTTTTTTTCAGAATGCTTTCggtaaatttttattaaacaacCCGTTCAGTAAATTTCACCAAAGGAAATGTTATCAGCGGGTATTCTCAAAATACCTCAATCTTTAACAACATATTTTTGGATTCAATCACATCAAGCCGTAATCAGATAACTGATAACATTTTAGAGGAAATAGTTTGTACTGGCACATTAACAAGTTAATGGTTTTGTTATTTGCCTTATCTTAAAATACtgtgatttttaaattgctttTCGAAATTAGTTGTTTACAATTGAATTTATCAGAATGTTTTTTTCCCCCGGGCAGAATTAATCACGAAGTTGGGTAGTCCAGATTAacataagaaaaaaaaacatgtttaaaatataatattaagtCGCCATTATGCATGAGTAACAACTAACTACAAATAATAGGAGATAATCTTGAATACTGCTAGAAAGTATAATACAATGTAAGGCAATTATATGTGCAATTAAATCAATTCTATTGTTAGCATGATTGTATACAATAGTGCTCAAGACCCTAACGTTAATAACCAGCCACATTTCTTGGCTATTACCAATAGGTGCAATCTGCTGCTGGTTCTATCCAATATCTAATTCTAGATCTTCTTTGAATACGACCTTTTTGGCCATGAAACGATGATTTGCCACTTCATTCACAAGCATTAATTTGTTATGATTCTCTTAAGCGTGCACTTTATCTGAAACTCTGAACAGCTGGCTGCGAAATGGAATCCTCGGATTGGAAATGGCAAGTAAATCTGTCCTCGCTACAAACAAGTGGGCACCACTGGGCATTCAGGGAATAGGGATATGGGTGGGAATGGGGATATATTGTGGCATTGGCGAAAGGTCGCTATGCAAAGCCAAGGTCGAGACTTACACCCAGGTCATTGTGTTGAGTGGCTGGCAGTAGAAACGCCCACGCACACGCCCCTGTCAACTGGCCGGGTAAAAAATAGAAtcaaatacatatgtatatagaacAGGAGTTGAAGCAAAGCTcgcattttatttgcatttgtgAATTTATTGCTTTCGGTTACGTCTGCTTCGCCTTGCCACTTTTCCAAACTtgttgtgctgctgctgcttgggGAATTTTCGGAAATTCGAAGTGATTGGGTTTGGAGCAGTAGCCAAGGGCTTCTACTGTTGCTCAAAGCAATTAATATTTGAGAAAAAATAACGAAAACGAAGTCaggcggcagcaacaaagcGACCGCAACAGTGGCAACAAATCGACCCCCCCCTCCCCACCACCACACGTCTTCAGTTTTCAACCAAGGACTTGGCACGTTTAAAATTCAgccagcagccgcaacaacaaccgcGGACAGTGGGCGGAATATGATTTCGAAAAACATATTACTTTATTGTTCACATCTTTACCCACCTTCCTATTGAGTGCATACAATTCCACTGAAGCCAGTAAGCCTTCACTTAAAGTACCTTTTCCTCAACTTCGTTGAGTCTTTCTTCAACTAAAGACTTATTGTTACTTAAAAACTTACGTTGTTTTATCAAATTTGAATGATTTAGTTAAATATCatctttataaatttttaatttattaaagtGACTAAAGAAACAACTCTAATGCGTCTTACTTCATATTGGTCATCCCGACCACAGTGCACTGGTTGCCAAAGTATGCGATAACAATAACATCGTCCACTATGTGGTCGTTGCTGGGGTTACGGGCAGTCAGTCACGGTCACGGCTACAACCCCTCCGCTCCGGCCAATACGAGTCCACAGAACAATGGACAAGGACGAAGGGGGTAGGGGGGAATTCAATAACAACAGCAGGAACAACAAACATTCTGCTCCCACGCAAGAGCAGGAACTGTGGCAAAAACAGCTGCTGCAGGATCAACGAGGTGGGAGTGGATTCGAGGACTTTAAAACACGAGCCAGCTAAAAATATTCAGACACGCCGAAGCTAAAATACCCTTTCAGCAGGGGGTTTATTCAAGTGGGCGATTTTACACAAACGGGGTTTATTCCATTTCTAAAAATTTCAAATGTCTTGATGCACTTATTTCTTGGTATttgactataaaaaaaaacaaatttgcaGCTTTTGAGAAACTGATTCCTTGTTGACACAATTGAAGCCACCATATGACCACACCTTCCACGCTACTGCAATAACTTAAACATTTAGAACAACAAAACAGGAGGGCATTTTTATCGGCAAATGATGGCGCATGCATAAACATGAGAAGATCGAAATTGGGTGGCTGGGGATGGGATAACCTTGTACTTCTTGTGATAAAAACAGTTCGGTATTTAGCAGCGGCTTATTACTGaatgtttataaacaaatcgaGCGAGAGAGCGATGCATGAATGGCACTTGAGGGGGCTGGAGGGTGGTTGCAAAGGGGGTGACTTTTCGCAGACGCTGCGGCACCAACACAAGCAAAGCAACGGCAACAATTTGCACGTAAAactcagctgctgctgccgctgctgttgccgttaCATAAGAAACTCTTGCAAAAAGTACAAATCTCAATTCGGTATGCAAATGGATCGCTGCCACAATGTACTCACCGTTTTTAGAAACTATTCA of Drosophila mauritiana strain mau12 chromosome 3R, ASM438214v1, whole genome shotgun sequence contains these proteins:
- the LOC117142740 gene encoding protein sarah, which encodes MSDAAKSNNNASADAPDPATPDATGEADAANAATPTSPRGNHNNNNSANGRSKNKLKSTQNSSGGGSIDKLSPDQDIFINAADGLPNQHPSLPKEGDVDSDTEPEVDADSFDDLPTSIIVTNIHSEVFANPELKHAMEELFRTFSESATFQWLRSFRRLRVNYDNAIAAANARIKLHQYEFNKKTVITCYFAQPVTPVSNKNLQPPAPVKQFLISPPASPPAGWEPREEGEPLVNHDLLAALASLTPGESHELHPQSEDQPAIIVHTAMLAETGPGLQVKAPIVQTKCPERA